The following proteins are encoded in a genomic region of Fusarium oxysporum f. sp. lycopersici 4287 chromosome 1, whole genome shotgun sequence:
- a CDS encoding hypothetical protein (At least one base has a quality score < 10) → MPSSTLPPTSLLATSPSAPIPTTLRLAPPSPAPVPCPTAPGPRPALCPPGQSWDGKAKKCAGKKASGCWPKPSASVYAGAGVDVKLGTYCAASPYKIVKYDTKHAYCQASLKNTVFLAPLSIGAEVALYGGAAINVKGQLSASLKTVCGGLAGLYLESSADAVALFNTNKYGYAVRPGSVTGGLVYAVVDFVKSITCFLGLGNCQVYDCVSYCSKGCKNYVDVRGSIGGYVNGLVGFCIVKDTVLFVNKVGACASVKIQGLIRIVASIHVSLKGIFGCNC, encoded by the coding sequence ATGCCCTCCTCGACACTACCTCCAACATCTCTCCTAGCGACTTCACCATCCGCTCCGATTCCAACAACCTTGAGGCTCGCACCACCTTCTCCTGCCCCGGTGCCATGTCCTACTGCCCCTGGACCAAGGCCTGCTCTATGCCCTCCCGGCCAGTCCTGGGatggcaaggccaagaagtgCGCTGGCAAGAAGGCTTCCGGCTGCTGGCCTAAGCCCAGTGCCAGTGTCTACGCCGGCGCCGGCGTTGACGTCAAGCTCGGCACTTACTGTGCTGCTTCTCCCTACAAGATCGTCAAGTACGATACTAAGCACGCCTACTGCCAGGCCAGCCTCAAGAACACTGTCTTCCTTGCTCCTCTTTCTATTGGCGCCGAGGTTGCTCTCTATGGCGGTGCCgccatcaacgtcaaggGTCAGCTGAGCGCCAGCCTCAAGACCGTCTGTGGTGGTCTTGCTGGTCTCTACCTCGAGAGCAGCGCTGATGCCGTCGccctcttcaacaccaacaagtACGGATATGCCGTTCGCCCCGGTAGCGTCACTGGCGGTCTCGTCTACGCTGTTGTTGACTTCGTTAAGAGCATCACCTGCTTCCTCGGTCTCGGAAACTGCCAGGTCTATGACTGTGTCTCTTACTGCTCCAAGGGCTGCAAGAACTATGTCGATGTCCGTGGCAGCATCGGTGGCTATGTCAACGGACTCGTTGGTTTCTGCATTGTCAAGGACACCGTTCTCTTTGTCAACAAGGTCGGAGCTTGTGCTTCTGTCAAGATCCAGGGCCTCATCCGCATCGTTGCTAGCATCCACGTCAGCCTCAAGGGTATCTTCGGATGCAACTGCTAA
- a CDS encoding hypothetical protein (At least one base has a quality score < 10) codes for MMDQDTQQLRVESPKTIELDVTMEDMSAKDVISITPAPKLSYTPQFPSESSVILSRLKNDSQTEGNENVREKHFADLKDTLTMPTPTKAKGQSSLPYSLNAGVKRKREEPSEKIDLTQSTVPFPWKIRSQIQEATIEAQHTREETRCSMCDGSAQVSPLVTCIRCLVSWHQKCHPPLMRGEDMTSASFTCADCIAGREQTVRLRGRVSQQRQHEIERLRQKRLSALPKGVVPAKPHLVGFGPGRASDVSRAQYFESMPKTDLLNILSLCDQLKPNLLVDVLVSISKRHPEMPIFDSPDWDSQLLNTSRPPKTKHDEKPRHGHVLVNRAAKPKQKTTKKILKRTRVIEVITSAPEEDNVDILPPTWAKAGQGLYSQLLPDTEDRSLLMDENDEESFSHFLVDGAGRQIMEPVGA; via the exons ATGATGGACCAAGACACACAGCAATTACGCGTCGAATCCCCGAAAACCATTGAACTAGATGTCACGATGGAGGATATGTCTGCCAAAGATGTCATTTCAATTACACCGGCACCAAAACTCTCATATACACCCCAGTTCCCATCAGAGAGCTCAGTCATCTTGAGCCGTCTCAAGAATGATTCCCAAACAGAGGGCAACGAAAATGTCAGAGAGAAACATTTTGCAGACTTGAAAGACACGTTGACTATGCCAACACCTACCAAAGCCAAAGGTCAATCCTCACTCCCATACTCTCTCAATGCAGGTGTGAAACGAAAACGAGAAGAGCCGTCGGAAAAGATTGATCTGACTCAAAGCACTGTCCCCTTCCCGTGGAAAATCCGCTCTCAAATTCAAGAAGCTACTATCGAGGCTCAGCATACCAGAGAGGAAACCCGATGTTCAATGTGTGACGGTTCTGCTCAAGTTTCCCCCTTAGTCACATGCATCAGATGTCTTGTATCTTGGCACCAAAAATGCCATCCTCCTTTGATGAGGGGCGAGGACATGACTTCTGCAAGCTTCACTTGTGCGGATTGCATTGCGGGCAGAGAACAGACCGTCAGACTCAGGGGCAGAGTTAgccagcagcggcagcaCGAAATCGAGCGGCTTCGACAGAAACGTCTGTCTGCTCTCCCCAAGGGTGTTGTCCCTGCAAAACCTCACCTCGTGGGGTTTGGTCCCGGCCGGGCTTCGGATGTTTCA CGAGCACAATACTTTGAATCGATGCCGAAAACGGACCTCCTTAACATTCTATCATTGTGCGATCAACTGAAACCAaaccttcttgttgatgtaCTTGTATCTATCTCAAAAAGGCATCCTGAAATGCCCATATTCGATTCGCCAGACTGGGATAGTCAATTGTTAAACACCTCTCGCCCTCCTAAAACAAAGCATGACGAGAAGCCTCGACATGGCCATGTCCTTGTCAACAGAGCAGCAAAACCGAAGCAAAAGACTACGAAGAAGATACTCAAACGCACTCGGGTCATAGAAGTCATTACAAGTGCGCCAGAGGAAGATAATGTCGATATTCTGCCGCCAACTTGGGCAAAGGCTGGCCAGGGATTATACTCGCAGTTACTGCCTGATACAGAAGACAGGTCACTCCTCATGGATGAGAATGACGAAGAATCGTTCAGTCACTTTTTGGTCGATGGAGCTGGGCGTCAGATCATGGAACCTGTGGGTGCTTAA